A window of the Glaciimonas sp. CA11.2 genome harbors these coding sequences:
- a CDS encoding HD domain-containing protein codes for MSNFIAGIHVPDSRMARDATQLVRDTETDLLFHHSTRVFLFGALTGERKKLKYDPELLYIGAMFHDMGLIETYSSKHDRFEVDGANAARDFLKGYGIGEADIEQVWDAIALHTTPGITQYKKPVVALVTAGVEMDVLGFAYSDFTDAQRNQIVQAHPRGLHFKDNIIDAFAKGTRHKPETTFGNIKADVLALKDPTYKRINFCSLILKSSWNDDNQNGICCNNPGHHKSV; via the coding sequence ATGAGCAATTTTATCGCAGGTATCCACGTTCCTGATAGCCGGATGGCGCGGGACGCAACGCAACTGGTTCGAGACACTGAAACGGATTTATTGTTTCATCATTCGACTCGGGTATTTTTATTTGGCGCATTGACTGGAGAGCGCAAAAAGCTGAAGTACGATCCAGAACTGCTTTACATCGGCGCCATGTTCCATGATATGGGGCTCATCGAGACATATAGTAGCAAACATGACCGCTTCGAAGTGGATGGCGCAAACGCCGCACGTGATTTTTTAAAGGGATACGGTATTGGCGAGGCTGATATTGAGCAGGTGTGGGACGCCATCGCATTGCATACTACGCCGGGAATTACACAATACAAGAAACCTGTTGTGGCACTGGTCACGGCGGGTGTCGAAATGGATGTGCTGGGTTTTGCCTATAGCGATTTTACCGATGCGCAGCGAAACCAGATTGTGCAAGCGCATCCGCGTGGTCTGCATTTTAAAGATAATATTATTGATGCTTTTGCTAAAGGTACCCGTCATAAACCGGAGACAACTTTCGGCAATATCAAGGCCGATGTACTGGCACTTAAAGATCCCACTTATAAACGCATCAATTTTTGTAGCCTGATTCTTAAGTCATCATGGAACGACGATAATCAGAATGGGATTTGCTGCAACAATCCCGGTCATCATAAGAGCGTTTAA
- a CDS encoding mechanosensitive ion channel family protein: MDFSFLSEIHQGPLRSGLIALTTAFVACLLAAILHRAGIFLLRRIAGNRPFTTNATIIAFRASQVCMLLFAIRIVLTGAPEDTPWLVPLSYLTSVGLILALTWLAMQCIKAVTVTVVNRNPADVIDNLKARRILTQTRVLARSAHFIVGLLGLGFVLLTLPGAKQFGASLLASAGVAGLVAGMAARPVLGNFIAGLQIAFSQPIRIDDVLIVKGEWGRVEEITGTFVVIRIWDERRMIVPLQWFIENPFENWTHNSSTILGTVFLWLDFVVPVPALRVEFERICKSSPLWDGRVCVLHITDVNERAMQVRLLTSAQDSGTAFDLRCIIREEMISFIAAHYPQALPRLRTALDPIEVKSSGRNNTDPLDTIIDGPPQQQSDQIAPIR, translated from the coding sequence ATGGATTTCAGCTTTTTGTCCGAGATACATCAGGGACCATTACGTTCGGGTCTGATCGCTCTTACTACCGCTTTCGTGGCATGCCTACTTGCCGCAATATTGCATCGCGCAGGAATTTTTCTGTTACGGCGTATAGCCGGTAATCGACCGTTTACGACCAATGCAACCATCATCGCGTTTCGTGCGAGTCAGGTTTGCATGCTGCTATTCGCGATCCGAATAGTGCTAACCGGCGCGCCGGAAGATACGCCATGGCTAGTGCCTTTGTCTTACCTGACCTCAGTCGGCCTCATTCTTGCACTTACCTGGCTCGCCATGCAATGCATCAAGGCGGTCACTGTCACCGTAGTCAATCGCAACCCAGCCGACGTGATCGACAATCTAAAGGCGCGTCGAATCCTGACGCAAACCCGCGTACTGGCGCGCAGCGCACATTTTATCGTTGGCCTGCTCGGACTTGGTTTCGTCCTACTCACCTTGCCCGGAGCCAAACAATTTGGCGCAAGCTTGTTAGCATCTGCGGGCGTGGCTGGGTTGGTCGCCGGTATGGCGGCGCGACCGGTTCTTGGTAATTTTATTGCAGGACTACAAATAGCGTTTTCCCAGCCAATACGAATCGATGATGTTCTCATCGTCAAAGGCGAATGGGGACGCGTAGAAGAAATTACCGGCACTTTTGTTGTGATACGCATCTGGGATGAACGTCGCATGATCGTGCCACTACAATGGTTCATCGAGAACCCATTTGAAAACTGGACACATAATTCCTCCACAATTCTCGGCACCGTTTTTTTGTGGCTGGATTTTGTAGTGCCGGTACCAGCATTACGCGTCGAATTTGAACGCATTTGCAAGTCCTCGCCGTTATGGGATGGCCGGGTCTGTGTGCTCCACATAACAGATGTCAACGAACGGGCGATGCAAGTTCGTCTACTCACAAGCGCCCAAGATTCTGGTACCGCTTTCGATTTACGTTGCATCATCCGTGAAGAAATGATTTCCTTCATCGCCGCTCATTATCCACAGGCATTACCGCGCCTACGCACCGCACTTGATCCGATTGAAGTGAAATCGTCTGGCCGAAACAACACCGATCCGCTTGATACGATCATTGATGGGCCGCCACAGCAACAAAGCGATCAAATTGCACCCATTCGCTAG
- the sodB gene encoding superoxide dismutase [Fe]: protein MAYTLPPLPYELDALAPHISKETLEFHYGKHHQTYVTNLNNLVPGTEFETASLEDIVKKSSGGVFNNAAQIWNHTFYWNSLSPDGGGAPTGALADAINAKWGSFDNFKVELTKCAVGTFGSGWAWLVKKTDGSLDLVSTSNAATPLTTDAKPLLTVDVWEHAYYIDYRNARPKYLEAFWALANWDFAAANFA from the coding sequence ATGGCATACACACTCCCACCCCTACCGTATGAACTTGATGCATTGGCACCTCACATTTCCAAAGAAACACTGGAATTCCATTACGGCAAGCATCACCAAACCTATGTGACCAATCTGAACAATCTGGTTCCAGGTACAGAATTCGAAACCGCCTCACTAGAAGATATCGTCAAGAAATCTTCTGGCGGCGTTTTCAACAACGCAGCGCAAATCTGGAACCATACGTTCTACTGGAACAGCTTGTCCCCAGATGGCGGCGGCGCACCTACCGGCGCTCTGGCTGATGCGATCAATGCTAAATGGGGTTCGTTCGACAACTTCAAAGTTGAATTGACCAAATGCGCAGTTGGCACCTTTGGTTCCGGTTGGGCATGGCTGGTCAAAAAGACTGACGGCTCGCTGGATCTGGTCTCGACTTCAAACGCTGCAACACCACTGACAACCGATGCAAAACCACTGCTCACAGTGGACGTGTGGGAACACGCGTATTACATCGACTACCGCAATGCTCGTCCAAAATACCTGGAAGCATTCTGGGCATTGGCAAACTGGGATTTTGCTGCAGCGAATTTTGCTTAA
- the xseA gene encoding exodeoxyribonuclease VII large subunit, with protein sequence MLFAPPADSRVGSAPVLSVSALNQAVARMLERSFPLTWVSGEISNFTKAASGHWYFTLKDDGAQVRSVMFKGRAQHAGFTPREGDKVEVRALVTLYAPRGDYQLNVEAIRRAGAGNLYEAFLRLKEKLNAEGLFDPVRKRPIPQFVTCIGVVTSLQAAALRDILTALARRAPHVRVVIYPTPVQGEGAAEKIAKAINTASSRNECQVLLVCRGGGSIEDLWSFNDESVARAIAAATMPVISGVGHETDVTIADFTADVRAATPTAAAELAAIPRNDWLSLIASNAADMTRAVRRQLGETGQTLDWLTRRLVSPATTIGHERLKSQTLQTRLMHATTIPLRQSRYSLLHLRTRLTAQLPDTRRARILLLEQTRRLEHALTNQNKQSRVALKALNAQLELLNPQRTLERGYAIVTNAKGTVLRAPKELQPRQIVTIQLAEGSAKVGIDSVQPTFD encoded by the coding sequence ATGCTTTTCGCCCCACCCGCCGACAGTCGCGTCGGCAGCGCACCCGTGCTCTCTGTCTCCGCCCTCAATCAGGCCGTGGCGCGTATGTTAGAACGCAGTTTCCCCTTAACGTGGGTTTCCGGCGAAATATCCAACTTTACGAAGGCGGCCTCCGGTCATTGGTATTTCACGCTAAAAGATGACGGTGCACAAGTGCGCTCGGTCATGTTCAAAGGCCGTGCGCAACATGCCGGATTTACCCCGCGCGAGGGAGATAAGGTCGAGGTACGCGCCCTGGTCACGCTCTATGCACCGCGTGGCGACTACCAACTAAATGTAGAGGCCATCCGCCGGGCTGGCGCTGGAAACCTATACGAAGCATTTTTACGACTTAAAGAAAAACTCAATGCAGAGGGTCTTTTCGATCCTGTTCGCAAGCGCCCTATCCCACAGTTCGTCACCTGTATCGGCGTTGTTACCAGTCTGCAAGCGGCAGCGCTACGCGACATTCTGACAGCGCTGGCCCGCCGCGCACCGCATGTCCGCGTGGTCATCTATCCCACGCCGGTTCAAGGCGAAGGTGCCGCGGAAAAAATTGCTAAAGCAATCAACACCGCCTCATCGCGTAACGAATGCCAGGTATTGCTGGTCTGCCGCGGCGGTGGCAGTATTGAAGATCTCTGGTCATTCAATGATGAAAGCGTCGCCCGTGCCATCGCTGCGGCAACGATGCCGGTTATTTCCGGCGTCGGTCATGAAACTGATGTCACGATTGCCGATTTCACTGCCGATGTCCGTGCAGCGACCCCGACGGCTGCCGCCGAACTGGCAGCAATCCCCCGCAACGACTGGCTGTCGTTAATAGCAAGCAATGCCGCTGATATGACTCGCGCAGTCCGCAGACAACTCGGCGAAACCGGCCAGACCCTTGACTGGCTAACCCGTCGCCTGGTTAGCCCTGCGACCACAATCGGCCATGAGCGCCTGAAATCACAAACCCTGCAAACCCGATTGATGCACGCCACTACTATTCCGTTAAGACAGTCGCGCTATAGCCTTCTGCATTTGCGAACACGCTTAACCGCACAATTACCGGACACGCGCCGCGCAAGAATTCTTTTACTAGAGCAAACACGGCGCCTCGAACATGCGCTCACGAACCAAAACAAACAATCCCGGGTCGCACTAAAGGCACTTAATGCGCAACTGGAATTGCTAAATCCACAACGGACACTTGAGCGTGGTTACGCCATTGTGACCAATGCAAAAGGCACCGTTTTGCGCGCGCCAAAGGAACTCCAACCGCGTCAGATCGTCACAATACAGTTGGCAGAAGGTAGTGCGAAAGTCGGTATTGATAGTGTCCAGCCAACGTTCGACTAG
- a CDS encoding putative zinc-binding peptidase, giving the protein MKTFHCDKCKQQVFFENTLCFSCESTLGYQPEQRAVNSFELVEDNKWRSLNPADAGRLYKQCSNYVNQHVCNWMLDADDENEFCASCQLTVIIPSLLKEKNHLFWQRLESAKRRLLYSLWSLGLRPLTKQQDEERGLAFQFLEDGLSEEPVMTGHDNGLITINVIEADPSERERTREQMHEGYRTLLGHFRHESGHYYFDRLIAGTDWIDSYRELFGDERQDYAECLKLHYENGTPPDWEKNFISIYASSHPWEDWAETWAHYLHMIDTLETAHTCGLSLSPPKAAEPEMVISAPPLKIDSFEEIIGNWFALTYVLNSLNRSVGTPDSYPFKLSTPVQDKLHFVHRVVLAQVKAKEKANAKAKAKVQPKPKFEQESNPNPKPKPK; this is encoded by the coding sequence ATGAAAACTTTTCATTGTGATAAATGTAAACAACAAGTTTTTTTTGAAAACACCTTATGTTTCAGTTGTGAAAGCACCCTCGGATACCAACCCGAGCAACGTGCGGTCAATAGTTTTGAATTAGTTGAAGATAACAAGTGGCGCAGTCTCAATCCGGCCGATGCCGGACGCCTCTATAAACAATGTAGCAATTATGTCAATCAGCATGTCTGTAACTGGATGCTGGATGCAGATGACGAAAATGAGTTTTGCGCCTCTTGCCAGTTGACAGTCATCATTCCCTCGTTGCTGAAAGAAAAAAACCATCTTTTTTGGCAACGGCTGGAGTCTGCCAAGCGCCGCCTTCTTTATTCTCTTTGGTCGCTGGGTCTTCGCCCACTAACGAAGCAGCAAGATGAAGAGCGCGGGCTAGCCTTTCAATTTCTAGAGGATGGTTTGAGCGAGGAACCGGTGATGACCGGCCATGATAACGGTTTGATTACCATTAACGTGATAGAGGCCGATCCGTCAGAACGTGAGCGCACCCGCGAGCAAATGCACGAAGGTTATCGCACGTTGCTAGGTCATTTCCGCCACGAAAGCGGACATTACTATTTTGATCGATTGATTGCCGGCACTGATTGGATAGACAGTTATCGAGAATTATTCGGCGATGAACGCCAGGATTATGCCGAGTGCCTGAAACTCCACTACGAAAATGGCACGCCGCCTGATTGGGAGAAAAACTTCATCAGCATCTATGCCAGTTCTCATCCGTGGGAGGACTGGGCAGAGACGTGGGCGCATTACTTACACATGATTGATACACTCGAAACCGCTCACACCTGCGGACTATCGCTGAGTCCACCGAAGGCTGCCGAGCCTGAAATGGTCATCAGTGCGCCACCTCTAAAAATCGACTCATTCGAAGAAATAATCGGTAACTGGTTTGCGTTGACTTACGTGTTGAATAGTCTGAACAGAAGTGTCGGTACGCCTGACTCTTATCCTTTCAAATTATCAACGCCAGTGCAGGACAAGTTGCACTTCGTTCACCGGGTAGTACTGGCCCAGGTTAAAGCCAAAGAGAAAGCGAATGCAAAAGCAAAAGCAAAGGTGCAACCGAAACCGAAATTCGAACAGGAGTCAAATCCAAACCCGAAACCGAAGCCAAAATAG
- a CDS encoding MotA/TolQ/ExbB proton channel family protein, with protein sequence MFAIIQAAGWPIWLLLCASVIATALIIERLVYLRRSRILPPQLLHEVILVYHNGRANAEVITNLENNSPLGRVLAAGLRNVDAPRDMMKEAIEEAGMATAHELARFLTTLGTIASLAPLMGLFGTVVGMIEIFGATNGAGTDPAQLGHGISVALYNTAFGIGIAMPTLVFYRHFRATIDSFIVAMEQQAIKFVDIVHGERK encoded by the coding sequence TTGTTTGCCATTATTCAAGCTGCAGGCTGGCCGATCTGGCTGTTATTGTGTGCCTCCGTCATCGCTACTGCATTGATCATCGAGCGCTTGGTTTATTTGCGTCGCTCGCGTATTTTGCCACCGCAGTTGTTGCACGAGGTTATCCTGGTTTATCACAACGGGCGCGCTAACGCTGAAGTGATCACCAACCTGGAAAACAATTCCCCACTGGGACGCGTATTGGCTGCGGGTTTACGTAATGTCGATGCACCACGCGATATGATGAAAGAGGCGATCGAAGAAGCGGGGATGGCCACAGCGCATGAGTTGGCGCGGTTTCTGACGACCCTTGGAACGATTGCTTCGCTCGCCCCGCTGATGGGCTTATTCGGCACAGTGGTGGGGATGATTGAAATTTTTGGTGCGACCAATGGTGCGGGTACTGATCCCGCGCAACTGGGTCATGGGATTTCAGTGGCGCTCTACAATACCGCGTTTGGCATAGGTATCGCGATGCCCACGCTGGTTTTTTACCGCCATTTTCGGGCCACGATCGATAGTTTCATTGTCGCTATGGAACAGCAGGCGATCAAGTTTGTCGATATCGTCCATGGCGAACGGAAGTAA
- a CDS encoding biopolymer transporter ExbD: MNFRKGRAREEIEINLIPFIDVLLVIVIFLMVTTTYSNLTTLKITLPTADAGKAIAEPFRITVAVTAQGQYAINKEQVSSRDAEALAQDLKTAAQSDPNKSKETPVIVINADAMSPHQTVINVLEAARLAGFEKVTFAAQAAAHK; encoded by the coding sequence ATGAATTTTCGCAAAGGTAGAGCGCGCGAAGAAATTGAAATTAATTTGATTCCGTTCATTGACGTATTGTTGGTTATTGTGATTTTTTTGATGGTCACAACAACTTACAGCAACTTAACCACGCTAAAGATTACGTTACCGACCGCAGATGCAGGCAAGGCGATCGCGGAGCCGTTTCGTATTACAGTGGCGGTGACTGCGCAAGGTCAGTATGCGATAAATAAGGAGCAGGTGTCGTCGAGGGATGCTGAGGCATTAGCGCAGGATTTGAAGACGGCCGCACAAAGCGACCCCAATAAGTCAAAGGAAACGCCCGTGATTGTCATCAACGCGGATGCGATGTCGCCCCATCAAACGGTGATTAATGTGTTGGAGGCAGCGCGTTTAGCTGGTTTTGAGAAAGTGACATTTGCTGCACAGGCAGCCGCCCACAAGTAG
- the lpxK gene encoding tetraacyldisaccharide 4'-kinase translates to MTRKLSTTESVLTAAWQRRGLLACLLWPLSLLFLCISGLRRISYVIGLRASTRLPVPIIVIGNIYVGGTGKTPLTIWLVQALRLAGYTPGVISRGYGVNPSVETRVVSTNSVAAEVGDEPLLIAQRAQCPVVVGRNRVAAAQALLQAHPKVDVILSDDGLQHYRLQRDIEIVLFDSRGHGNGWLLPAGPLRETASRRRDFTVVNLGRAAVLPTSLPRSAIRMQLIGEVAERLSDRSQTFRIADFSTKLPAPRILAAAGIGNPQRFFNMLSGMGLVFHSLSLPDHYDFSTNPFAALDAEIILITEKDAVKCSQIKTIKNDPRLWVVPVTAQIDVALIQQIVEKLRGHPTA, encoded by the coding sequence TTGACTCGTAAGCTCTCCACGACCGAATCAGTGCTTACCGCGGCTTGGCAAAGACGGGGTTTGCTGGCGTGCTTGCTATGGCCGTTATCGTTATTATTCTTGTGTATATCGGGATTACGTCGCATTTCGTATGTGATCGGCTTGCGTGCGAGTACGCGCTTGCCGGTTCCGATCATAGTGATTGGAAATATTTACGTCGGTGGTACAGGTAAGACGCCTTTGACCATCTGGCTGGTACAAGCCTTACGGCTGGCGGGATATACGCCTGGCGTGATTTCCCGTGGTTATGGTGTCAATCCCAGTGTTGAAACACGCGTGGTGTCGACGAATTCGGTTGCAGCGGAAGTCGGTGATGAACCCTTGTTGATTGCTCAGCGCGCGCAATGTCCCGTGGTGGTGGGTCGAAATCGGGTTGCAGCGGCGCAAGCATTGTTGCAGGCGCATCCGAAGGTGGATGTGATTTTATCCGACGATGGCTTACAGCATTATCGGTTACAGCGCGACATCGAAATTGTGCTGTTTGATAGCCGCGGACATGGTAACGGTTGGTTATTGCCAGCCGGTCCCTTGCGTGAAACGGCGTCCCGAAGGCGCGACTTTACAGTGGTGAACCTGGGACGAGCGGCAGTTTTGCCGACTTCATTGCCGCGCTCGGCGATCCGTATGCAGTTGATCGGCGAGGTCGCAGAGCGCCTGAGTGATCGCTCGCAGACTTTCCGCATCGCTGATTTTTCGACCAAACTGCCGGCACCTCGGATTCTGGCCGCTGCAGGAATTGGCAATCCTCAACGGTTTTTTAACATGTTGTCCGGCATGGGTTTGGTATTTCACTCCCTGTCGCTGCCGGATCATTACGATTTTTCGACGAATCCTTTTGCTGCACTGGATGCAGAGATCATACTGATCACCGAAAAGGATGCAGTAAAATGTAGTCAAATCAAAACCATCAAAAACGACCCGCGTTTGTGGGTTGTGCCCGTGACCGCGCAGATTGACGTCGCGCTGATACAACAAATTGTGGAGAAACTCCGTGGACACCCAACTGCTTGA
- a CDS encoding Trm112 family protein: MDTQLLDILVCPICKGPLQHDKKALELICNADRLAFPIRDGIPIMWADQARDLNSPADLVVSDGAPS, translated from the coding sequence GTGGACACCCAACTGCTTGATATTTTAGTTTGCCCTATCTGTAAAGGGCCTTTGCAGCATGATAAAAAAGCACTAGAACTGATTTGCAACGCCGACAGGCTCGCTTTTCCGATTCGCGACGGCATCCCTATTATGTGGGCGGACCAGGCGCGGGATCTGAATAGTCCAGCTGACCTGGTGGTCTCGGACGGCGCGCCGTCATAG
- the kdsB gene encoding 3-deoxy-manno-octulosonate cytidylyltransferase: MSFTVIIPARLASTRLPNKPLADLGGKPMIVRVAERAALSGAAQVIVATDHVDILIACEKYGVVARLTRSDHPSGTDRIAEVAAGLGLAAHAVVVNVQGDEPLIDPELIAATAAQIVDGVPMATAAHAINSVADAFNTNVVKVVVSKHGRALYFSRATIPWHRDGFAQSRQSLPSDYVPLRHIGLYAYSYAFLQTYPTLTVSPLEQIEALEQLRVLWHGFPIAVHIAQDAPAAGVDTPEDLERVRQFFKD; this comes from the coding sequence ATGTCCTTTACTGTCATTATTCCTGCGCGATTAGCATCGACCAGATTGCCAAATAAGCCTTTAGCTGATCTCGGCGGCAAGCCAATGATTGTGCGAGTCGCCGAGCGGGCGGCGCTCTCCGGCGCTGCTCAGGTCATCGTCGCAACTGATCATGTCGACATTTTGATTGCGTGTGAGAAATACGGGGTTGTCGCACGTTTAACGCGTTCTGATCACCCTTCTGGAACGGATCGGATTGCGGAAGTGGCAGCGGGTTTAGGATTGGCGGCACATGCCGTAGTGGTTAACGTTCAGGGCGATGAGCCGTTAATTGATCCAGAATTGATTGCAGCCACCGCCGCGCAGATTGTAGATGGCGTGCCCATGGCAACGGCAGCGCATGCAATTAATAGTGTCGCGGATGCCTTTAACACGAACGTAGTGAAGGTGGTTGTCAGTAAACATGGTCGTGCGTTGTATTTTTCTCGTGCAACTATTCCCTGGCACCGGGATGGGTTTGCGCAATCGCGACAATCGTTGCCCAGCGACTACGTACCATTACGGCATATCGGGCTGTACGCCTATAGCTACGCGTTTTTACAAACTTATCCGACACTGACGGTGTCGCCATTAGAACAAATTGAAGCGCTGGAACAGCTTCGCGTGTTGTGGCATGGCTTTCCGATTGCGGTCCATATCGCGCAGGACGCACCGGCCGCTGGCGTTGATACACCAGAAGACCTGGAGCGCGTGCGACAATTTTTCAAGGACTAA